A region of Acidobacteriota bacterium DNA encodes the following proteins:
- the radC gene encoding DNA repair protein RadC, translating to MAGAAKPGRAAEPAVTGGRDGHRVRLRERFLAGGPAALADYELLELLLQFAVPRKDTKPTARELLRRCGTLAGVFLQPRSGTADIAGLGPSSHLLLALVRAVMTRALAVELQSGCRISAPEDVADFVRLELGPQPRECVLAIFLNAGNELVHLDRLAEGTVNQAPVYPREVARLALLHGATGVILAHNHPGGQCVPSRDDLDLTRTLGDALAKLDVHLLDHLIVTPAGVYSITAGREVRGSASRRDAEHVPTISATAGPEMSR from the coding sequence ATGGCGGGAGCGGCGAAACCGGGCAGGGCGGCCGAACCGGCCGTCACCGGCGGCAGAGACGGACACCGCGTCCGCCTCCGGGAGCGGTTTCTCGCCGGCGGCCCCGCCGCGCTCGCCGACTACGAACTCCTGGAGCTTCTGCTGCAATTCGCCGTGCCGCGCAAAGACACCAAGCCGACGGCCCGGGAACTGCTGCGCCGGTGCGGCACGCTGGCCGGCGTCTTCCTGCAGCCCCGCAGCGGAACGGCCGACATCGCCGGTCTGGGCCCGTCGTCGCACCTGCTGCTGGCGCTGGTGCGCGCGGTGATGACCCGGGCGCTGGCCGTGGAGCTGCAGTCCGGCTGCCGCATCAGCGCCCCCGAGGACGTCGCGGATTTTGTCCGGCTGGAGCTGGGGCCGCAGCCCCGGGAGTGCGTGCTGGCGATTTTCCTGAACGCCGGCAACGAGCTGGTGCACCTCGACCGGCTCGCTGAAGGCACGGTCAACCAGGCGCCGGTCTATCCGCGCGAAGTGGCCCGGCTGGCGCTGCTCCATGGCGCCACCGGCGTGATCCTGGCCCACAACCATCCCGGCGGCCAGTGCGTGCCGTCCCGCGACGACCTGGATCTGACCCGCACGCTGGGCGACGCGCTGGCCAAACTCGACGTCCACCTGCTGGACCATCTCATCGTCACACCGGCCGGAGTGTACAGCATCACGGCCGGCCGGGAGGTCCGCGGGAGCGCCAGCCGCAGAGACGCCGAGCATGTTCCGACGATTTCTGCAACCGCAGGCCCGGAAATGTCACGATAA